GATCGCTGCGAAGATTGGAGTTCTGATCGAAGAAAAGATCAAACAGTAATTTTGTCCTATGTGCTACTATAATGGAGTGAAGGTTACCAGGTCTGAATTCATCCGGTTGAAACAACTGGAGAAAGCCATTGCCAAACTGGAATTGCTCAACAGGCCCATGATCATCGGATTCGATTATTCGCAGGCGCCGGTATTGAAACGGGTTGAGGGAAAAGAGGATTTTGAGATCACGCAGATGGAATGGGGCTTTATTCCGCCTTATCTGAGGAATCGCGAGGCTGTGGTCAATTTCCGGAATGGTTACAAAGATGCGAATGGGAAATTCCATCCCCCCATCACTACTCTGAATGCGGTGGGAGAGGAAATGCTGCAACCAGGAAAAATGTACAGGGATGCTGCATTGAACCGACGCTGCCTGGTGCTCAGTTCGGGTTTCTTTGAATGGCGACATGTACATCCGATCGGTAAGCAGGGCAAACCACTCAAGACCGCTGTTAAATATCCCTATCATATCGTGCTGCCAGGCCAGGAAGTTTTTTTCATGGCGGGTATCTGGCAAAGCTGGACAGATAAAGACACGGGCGAAACGGTGGACAGTTTCGCCATCGTTACAACCGCTGCCAACAAACTGATGCAACAGATCCATAATTCAAAAATGCGGATGCCGCTGATCCTGTCGGAAGACCAGGCATGGGACTGGCTGTTCGGAGACTTGAGTGAAGAGGAGATCAAAAAAATTGTTGCATCGCCTGTTGCGGCAGAACAGATGTCGGCCTATACCATCGCCAAAGATTTCAGGGCCATGACCGATCCAACTACCCCTTTCGAATATCCCGAATTGACGCCCGTTGAAATGTAGGGTGGTGGCGGATCTCGGAGGGCATCGATTCCAGTCCTTTTGCACGCATCAGCAATCCTTCGCCAAAACGGTGCTTGATATGATCGATGCTCTGGTAGAGCCTGATCATCTCCTGCGTGTCTTCAAACAGGTTGATCTGGTAATTACCCGGCACCAGGTGCGTGAAGCGGATGCCAAGTAAGCGCACCAGCATCCTTCTCTCATATAATTTCTCGAACAGGTCCTTTGCCGCTTTGAGCAGGGTATGGTCCGCTGCAGAGTAGGGAATGCTGAGCTGTTTGGTAACGGTATCGAAATTGGAATAGCGCAGCTTCACTGTTACACAGCCGGTGAGCTTGTTCTGCTCGCGTAGCTGGAAGGCGATCTTTTCGGTCATGCGTACCAGTTGGG
This portion of the Pseudobacter ginsenosidimutans genome encodes:
- a CDS encoding SOS response-associated peptidase; its protein translation is MCYYNGVKVTRSEFIRLKQLEKAIAKLELLNRPMIIGFDYSQAPVLKRVEGKEDFEITQMEWGFIPPYLRNREAVVNFRNGYKDANGKFHPPITTLNAVGEEMLQPGKMYRDAALNRRCLVLSSGFFEWRHVHPIGKQGKPLKTAVKYPYHIVLPGQEVFFMAGIWQSWTDKDTGETVDSFAIVTTAANKLMQQIHNSKMRMPLILSEDQAWDWLFGDLSEEEIKKIVASPVAAEQMSAYTIAKDFRAMTDPTTPFEYPELTPVEM